The following are encoded together in the Fusarium keratoplasticum isolate Fu6.1 chromosome 1, whole genome shotgun sequence genome:
- a CDS encoding Mitochondrial escape protein 2, translated as MIPSRGGLATAALLAARRSLPSSPRSLGLGLVAASHFRHFDQNVIRRPVSRVWESTTVNPDAAAVPPHASEEGADKSGHIVTHSNESILFFDNIFPLKLSSVLSRPYKTDYEVTDLLKRFETSSLGILDPIRLVKTAIPEDLPIKVTEILPRLKDGGAYVKFRHDANIDPAEIEAQLAKSLKERPIKPWFSLFRPVNARLVQGTPWLEDLYRFPSSLIKVEFVPPIPGTAPEELSEETLYTLFRKYGKIADIIPQPTDSKVTPRYAQLGFPVTRDAIMARNCMHGFIVSEALGGGNSGTKLRLSFEKRVKAHSIWNWLTSHPRIVIPVIAALVAGLSVLIFDPIREFFIKLHVQHSLEFKDSKIYKWFKKQTGNFGLTGKKKSNDGLSEVWNHRRDAIEKVHGWLDETSDTFIVVTGPKGSGKVEMVMEQALEGRKNVLKLDCRRIVEARGEAGTIKRLATAVGYRPVFSWANSMSSMIDLAVQSTTGVKAGFSETLESQLNKILQTTTGALKDVAVSSRNKKDSDAKLSEDAWLEAHPERRPVIVVDNFLHKGEENSIIYDKIAEWAATVVQNNVAHVIFLTTDSAYSKPLAKALPDRLFRTVSFGDLAPDVAKNFVLSRLKDQIAAEEKARQEDGDDTEKRPMPRLNMMELDQCIDTLGGRLTDLEFLARRLRTGQSPKEAMEEIVSETATDIVRMFLLGKPSDIEGKKFSSQQAWHLIKSLAQNPNLRYNQILLSAPFSSAAAAGATDADAAIDSLASSELIAVQSYQGRPMTITAGKPLHQAAFSVLLHDRVLKAKMDYDILNDSSKAEARSIDKVENELALLGSLPRQTGETAGRITFLLRKLEDSQAKIAKWDREMTELKKVLNEEF; from the exons ATGATCCCTAGTCGAGGCGGCCTTGCGACGGCCGCGCTCCTTGCTGCGCGCCGGTCGCTTCCATCTTCACCACGATCgctcggccttggtctcgtaGCAGCGTCCCATTTCCGACATTTTGACCAGAATGTGATCCGGCGGCCCGTCAGTCGTGTTTGGGAGAGCACGACAGTCAATCCGGATGCGGCTGCTGTGCCTCCACATGCTTCAGAAGAGGGGGCTGATAAGAGTGGGCATATCGTCACCCACTCCAACGAGTCCATTCTCTTCTTCGACA ACATCTTCCCACTCAAGCTCAGCAGTGTGCTAAGTCGCCCTTACAAGACGGACTACGAAGTCACCGACCTGCTCAAACGTTTCGAGACATCCTCTCTGGGTATCTTGGACCCAATCCGCCTAGTCAAGACAGCCATACCGGAAGACCTACCGATCAAGGTCACAGAAATTCTGCCACGGCTAAAAGATGGAGGCGCATATGTCAAGTTCCGGCATGATGCCAACATAGACCCTGCAGAGATTGAAG CTCAGTTGGCCAAGAGCCTCAAGGAGAGGCCTATTAAGCCTTGGTTCAGCCTCTTTCGCCCTGTCAACGCCCGCCTTGTGCAGGGCACTCCATGGCTCGAGGACCTGTATCGCTTTCCGTCAagcctcatcaaggtcgaATTTGTTCCTCCGATCCCTGGAACCGCCCCTGAAGAACTCTCAGAAGAGACCCTTTACACCCTGTTCCGCAAGTACGGCAAAATCGCAGACATTATACCTCAGCCTACCGATTCAAAGGTCACACCTCGCTATGCTCAACTTGGATTCCCCGTGACAAGggatgccatcatggctcgCAACTGTATGCATGGCTTCATTGTGAGCGAGGCTCTTGGAGGCGGCAATAGCGGTACCAAGCTTCGATTGTCTTTTGAGAAGCGCGTCAAGGCGCACAGCATCTGGAACTGGCTGACCAGCCATCCCCGTATCGTTATCCCCGTCATCGCTGCCCTGGTTGCCGGTCTCTCGGTTCTCATTTTCGACCCTATTCGCGAGTTCTTCATCAAGCTTCATGTTCAGCACTCACTGGAATTCAAGGATTCCAAGATTTACAAGTGGTTTAAGAAACAGACTGGCAACTTTGGGTTGAcaggcaagaagaagagcaacgACGGTCTGAGTGAAGTTTGGAATCATCGACGTGATGCGATTGAAAAGGTGCATGGCTGGCTTGATGAGACATCCGACACAttcatcgtcgtcactgGGCCCAAGGGCTCGGGCAAGGTCGAAATGGTCATGGAGCAGGCTCTGGAAGGTCGCAAGAACGTGCTTAAACTGGACTGCAGGCGAATCGTTGAGGCCAGAGGCGAAGCTGGCACCATCAAGCGGCTCGCAACTGCTGTTGGCTATCGTCCTGTCTTTTCTTGGGCCAATAGCATGAGCAGCATGATCGACCTCGCCGTGCAAAGCACCACGGGTGTCAAGGCAGGCTTTTCGGAAACCCTCGAGTCTCAGCTCAACAAGATTCTGCAGACGACAACTGGCGCCCTCAAGGATGTTGCCGTTTCATCTCGCAACAAGAAGGATAGCGATGCCAAGCTGTCAGAGGATGCCTGGCTCGAGGCTCACCCTGAGCGCAGACctgtcatcgtcgtcgacaacTTCCTCCacaagggcgaggagaaCAGCATCATTTACGACAAGATTGCCGAGTGGGCAGCAACAGTGGTTCAGAACAATGTCGCTCATGTCATCTTCCTGACTACCGACTCGGCGTACTCGAAGCCcctggccaaggccttgcCTGATCGACTCTTCCGTACAGTCTCTTTTGGTGACCTCGCCCCCGATGTTGCCAAGAACTTTGTTCTCAGCCGCCTCAAGGACCAGATcgctgctgaggagaaggcccGTCAGGAAGACGGCGATGACACTGAGAAACGCCCGATGCCACGCTTAAACATGATGGAGCTCGACCAGTGTATCGACACGCTCGGCGGCCGACTCACTGACTTGGAGTTCCTGGCACGTCGTCTCCGGACTGGCCAATCTCCCaaggaggcgatggaggagattgtcTCTGAGACTGCCACTGATATCGTTCGCATGTTCCTCCTGGGCAAGCCCTCTGACATTGAGGGCAAGAAGTTTTCTTCCCAGCAGGCGTGGCACCTCATCAAGTCCCTTGCCCAGAACCCAAACCTACGGTATAACCAGATCCTCCTCTCGGCGCCCTTTTCCTCGGCCGCAGCAGCGGGTGCGACCGATGCAGATGCGGCTATCGATAGCCTAGCTAGCTCAGAGCTCATTGCCGTTCAGTCGTATCAGGGCCGACCGATGACCATCACGGCTGGCAAGCCTCTCCACCAAGCCGCCTTCTCAGTACTTCTCCACGATCGTgtgctcaaggccaagatggactACGACATCCTTAACGACTCgtccaaggccgaggcccgTTCCAttgacaaggtcgagaatgagCTGGCGCTGCTCGGTAGCCTGCCCCGACAAACAGGTGAGACAGCTGGACGCATCACCTTCCTGCtccgcaagctcgaggatAGCCAAGCCAAGATTGCCAAGTGGGATAGGGAGATGAccgagttgaagaaggtCTTGAACGAGGAATTTTGA
- a CDS encoding RECA-2 domain-containing protein, with the protein MTDLLQILPSFPLRPFAALLPTIEHNALTTTDLLTLHPADIAKQTRLPILDLKRLIAAVQASLCDDITPQQPLLDPDPPPSVISTLDHGLDAALGGGVPVGAVTEITGESGAGKTQALLSLCLAVQLPPPHGLGRQALYISTEAALATSRLAQMLNANPILQQYDEDARPSLDAIHSAVTPDLETQDHILEFQVPVLLSRHDIGVVILDSVAANYRAEFERQGSHGSNMAARSAELVRLGALLRDLARRHGLAVVVANQVADRFSSSSALRQHAPRSSGVPESPLASRSMPPPPSMNLPSTPSSSIPFALQDPDGPPPPPALMLDHQQRWFTGWGDDPHASYSLKTPSLGLVWSTQIACRIALFKRPVYGRSRQAAPIDADDDSDLLAPTLKGWRRWMKVVFASHTAPTGQGLDNAVEFEVTMGGLKSVDIKKAKNKR; encoded by the coding sequence atgaCAGACCTCCTCCAGATTCTCCCCTCCTTCCCTCTCCGCCCCTTCGCCGCTCTCCTCCCAACCATCGAGCACAAcgccctcaccaccaccgaccTCCTCACGCTCCACCCAGCAGACATCGCCAAGCAGACCAGACTACCTATTCTCGACCTCAAGCGCCTCATCGCTGCCGTCCAGGCTTCCCTCTGCGACGACATCACCCCTCAGCAACCGCTTCTGGACCCGGATCCGCCTCCTAGCGTCATCAGCACTCTcgaccatggccttgacgccgCTCTGGGCGGAGGCGTGCCCGTTGGTGCCGTGACCGAGATCACCGGTGAGAGCGGCGCCGGCAAGACTCAGGCTCTACTCTCTCTTTGCCTCGCCGTTCAGCTTCCTCCGCCTCACGGGCTCGGCCGCCAGGCTCTCTACATCTCAACCGAGGCCGCCCTCGCCACAAGCCGCCTAGCCCAGATGCTCAACGCCAACCCCATCCTCCAGCAGTATGATGAAGATGCACGCCCCTCACTTGATGCTATCCACAGCGCCGTCACCCCGGACTTGGAAACTCAAGATCACATCCTGGAGTTCCAGGTCCCAGTCCTCCTCTCTCGCCACGACATCGGGGTTGTCATTCTCGACTCGGTCGCCGCAAACTACCGTGCAGAGTTTGAGCGTCAAGGCTCCCACGGCTCTAACATGGCCGCTCGCAGCGCTGAGCTCGTTCGTCTGGGTGCCCTCCTCCGCGATCTAGCCCGTCGGCATGGCCTTGCCGTCGTTGTAGCCAACCAGGTTGCCGACCGCTTCTCCTCCAGTTCGGCCCTCCGACAGCATGCCCCTAGAAGCAGCGGCGTCCCGGAGAGTCCGCTGGCCTCACGGAGcatgcctcctcctccctccatgAACCTCCCTAGcactccatcatcctccatccCCTTCGCTCTACAGGACCCGGAcggccctcctcctccgcctgcTCTGATGCTTGaccatcaacaacgctgGTTCACTGGCTGGGGCGATGATCCTCATGCCTCTTACTCGCTCAAAACGCCCAGTCTAGGCCTTGTATGGTCCACACAGATAGCTTGTCGCATCGCCTTGTTCAAACGACCCGTCTATGGCCGCTCTAGGCAAGCTGCACCTATAGACGCAGATGACGATAGTGACTTGCTGGCACCCACTCTGAAGGGATGGCGGAGGTGGATGAAGGTTGTCTTTGCATCACATACCGCACCCACTGGCCAAGGACTCGACAATGCAGTCGAGTTTGAAGTCACCATGGGTGGACTGAAATCGGTCGACATtaagaaggccaagaataAGCGATAG
- a CDS encoding DNA-directed RNA polymerase subunit beta: protein MPLVDDGFEALLEPFYNGKKLTDPISTKEDKFQLLPAFLKVKGLVKQHIDSYNFFVEQEIKDIVRANRTIRSDVDSNFWLEFTDIRVDRPRRQDWQDAKSHTDVTPMECRLRDMTYAAPILVDIQYIRDKQRIVRKNVPLGRMPVMLKSSKCRLGGATNTQMEEMNECPLDPGGYFIIGGTEKVILIQEQLSKNRVIVEADEKNNVISASVTSSTHERKSKTYVTLKKDRILLTHNVLVEGIPIVIVLKALGGKSDMEIMELVAGSDGRYQDEFLVNFDEATKAGIFTQHQALEYIGARVKMGSRKGQFGPQVRRNHVEEGLDALANLVIAHVPIEELDFYPKAIYVAMMTRKVLMAAHNPKLVDDRDFVGNKRLELAGQLLSLLFEDLFKRFTVEVKMSIDKFLKKNNRAVPLDAVHMISNHANTIGIGINRAIQTGNWSVKRFNMNRAGVTHVLSRLSYIAALGMMTRISSQFEKTRKVSGPRALQPSQWGMLCTSDTPEGEACGLVKNLALMTHITTNVEEGPVKETILTIDKEVEAIEKFSGSMMHREGSYIIHVNGTPFALTRNPKRFAQRFRTLRRRGGVSPFVGININTHFNAIHIATDEGRICRPYIIVKNGQQKLKPEHLRLLQLGKVTFDDFLRQGVVEYLDVNEENDALITIYEDQVTQSTTHLEIEPFTILGAVAGLIPFPHHNQSPRNTYQCAMGKQAIGAIAYNQFNRIDTLLYTLVYPQRPMVISKTIQLIGYDKLPAGQNATVVVMSYSGYDIEDALVLNKASIDRGFGRCQVFRKYTTELQKYPNGRRERIGDPQNEEGKVKQRIKKHEGLDDDGLAIVGYRIHNGEAMIKKETPLDQTSTGIGMDRGPSEYRDSSVSYRIADPAYIDKVMVSQTEKDTTVIKVQTRQTRRPELGDKFSSRHGQKGVVGIIVDQEDLPFSDKGLTPDIIMNPHGFPSRMTVGKLLECLTGKASIIHGRPDYGFGDAFRSHPLEEMSKVLVDHGFSWEGKDYFTSGVTGEPLEAYIFNGPIYYQRLKHMVQDKMHSRSRGPKAILTRQPTEGRSREGGLRLGEMERDCLIAYGASQLLLERLMISSDGTEIDICQQCGLFGYKGYCHTCKSTREVTKMTMPYAAKLLVQELISMNVGVRLQMEDEFPHPT from the exons ATGCCTTTGGTAGACGATGGATTCGAGGCCCTCCTGGAGCCTTTCTACAATGGAAAGAAGCTCACGGATCCCATCTCCACCAAGGAGGATAAATTCCAGCTTCTACCAGCCTTCCTAAAAGTCAAGG GCCTCGTTAAGCA GCACATCGACTCGTACAACTTCTTCGTCGAGCAAGAGATCAAGGATATTGTTCGCGCCAACCGGACCATCCGCAGCGACGTGGATAGCAACTTTTGGCTTGA ATTCACCGATATTAGAGTCGATCGCCCCAGACGGCAGGACTGGCAAGATGCTAAGTCGCACACCGATGTCACTCCTATGGAGTGCCGTCTCCGAGATATGACATACGCCGCTCCAATCCTCGTCGATATCCAATACATTCGAGACAAGCAGAGGATCGTGCGAAAGAACGTTCCCCTGGGCCGCATGCCTGTGATGCTGAAGAGCTCCAAGTGCCGACTCGGTGGTGCCACCAATACccagatggaggagatgaacgAGTGCCCACTTGATCCGGGCGGTtacttcatcatcggcggcACGGAAAAGGTCATTCTTATCCAGGAGCAACTGAGCAAGAACCGTGTCATTGTCGAAGCGGACGAGAAGAACAACGTTATTTCCGCCTCAGTTACCAGTTCCACCCACGAACGAAAGTCGAAGACCTATGTCACCCTGAAGAAGGACAGGATTCTCCTCACACACAACGTCCTTGTGGAGGGAATCCCCATCGTGATTGTCCTCAAGGCGCTTGGTGGAAAATCAGACATGGAGATCATGGAGCTTGTTGCGGGATCTGATGGCAGATACCAAGACGAGTTTCTGgtcaactttgacgaggcgaCAAAAGCGGGCATCTTTACCCAGCACCAGGCGCTAGAGTATATCGGTGCCAGAGTGAAGATGGGATCGCGCAAGGGTCAGTTTGGCCCTCAAGTGCGTCGCAACCATGTCGAAGAAGGTCTCGACGCCCTTGCCAACCTTGTTATTGCCCATGTTcccatcgaggagctcgactTCTATCCCAAAGCTATCTACGTGGCTATGATGACCCGAAAGGTCCTCATGGCTGCCCACAACCCCAAGCTGGTCGATGACAGAGATTTTGTCGGCAACAAGCGACTTGAGCTTGCTGGCCagcttctttctctcctctttgaAGATTTGTTCAAGCGTTTCActgtcgaggtcaagatgTCGATCGATAAAttcctcaagaagaacaaccGCGCAGTTCCCCTGGATGCTGTTCACATGATTAGCAATCATGCCAACACTATCGGAATAGGAATCAACCGGGCCATCCAAACTGGTAACTGGAGCGTTAAGCGATTCAACATGAACCGAGCTGGTGTGACCCACGTCCTGAGTCGGCTCAGTTATATCGCTGCTCTTGGTATGATGACAAGAATCAGCAGTCAGTTCGAGAAGACGCGAAAGGTCTCAGGTCCTCGTGCGCTCCAACCGTCGCAATGGGGTATGCTGTGCACTTCGGATACCCctgaaggagaagcttgCGGTCTGGTCAAGAACTTGGCTTTGATGACCCATATCACTACAAATGTCGAGGAAGGACCCGTGAAGGAGACTATCCTGACGATCGACAAGGAAGTTGAGGCTATTGAGAAATTCTCTGGTTCAATGATGCACCGGGAAGGGAGCTACATCATTCATGTCAATGGTACGCCATTCGCATTGACACGGAACCCGAAGAGGTTCGCACAAAGGTTCAGGACATTGCGACGAAGAGGCGGTGTCTCTCCCTTCGTgggcatcaacatcaacacacacttcaacgccatccaTATCGCAACTGATGAAGGTCGAATTTGCCGTCCTTATATCATTGTCAAGAATGGGCAACAGAAGCTGAAGCCAGAGCACCTTCGACTACTTCAACTTGGAAAAGTCACCTTTGATGATTTCCTCAGACAGGGCGTCGTTGAGTACCTGGATGTGAACGAGGAGAATGAcgccctcatcaccatctacGAAGACCAAGTAACGCAAAGTACCACCCATCTGGAGATTGAGCCGTTCACCATCCTGGGTGCAGTTGCAGGACTGATTCCATTCCCCCACCACAACCAATCGCCTCGTAATACTTATCAATGTGCTATGGGTAAACAAGCCATTGGTGCCATCGCCTATAACCAGTTCAACCGAATCGACACTCTACTATACACACTCGTCTACCCTCAACGACCCATGGTTATCTCCAAGACCATCCAGCTCATCGGCTATGATAAACTTCCCGCAGGCCAGAACGCGACTGTGGTCGTCATGTCGTACTCTGGATACGATATCGAAGATGCTTTGGTTCTGAACAAGGCGTCGATCGACAGAGGATTTGGACGTTGCCAAGTCTTCCGCAAATACACGACCGAGCTGCAAAAATACCCCAATGGTCGCCGAGAGCGCATCGGCGATCCCCAAAATGAAGAAGGCAAGGTCAAACAACGAATCAAGAAGCATGAGGGTCTCGATGACGATGGTCTGGCCATTGTGGGATACAGAATCCACAATGGTGAGGCCATGATCAAGAAGGAAACACCACTTGACCAGACAAGCACCGGCATCGGAATGGATCGAGGACCCAGCGAATACCGCGATTCTTCAGTCTCGTACCGTATTGCCGATCCGGCATACATTGACAAGGTGATGGTATCCCAGACAGAGAAGGACACTACAGTCATCAAGGTCCAGACCAGACAGACTCGTCGTCCAGAGCTGGGAGACAAGTTTTCGTCTCGTCACGGCCAAAAGGGAGTGGTTGGCATCATTGTCGACCAGGAGGACCTGCCCTTCTCTGACAAGGGTCTGACCCCTGATATCATCATGAACCCTCACGGTTTCCCGTCTCGAATGACGGTCGGCAAGCTGCTCGAGTGCTTGACGGGCAAGGCCTCCATTATCCATGGCCGCCCCGACTACGGATTTGGTGATGCCTTCCGATCGCACCCGCTTGAGGAGATGAGCAAGGTCCTTGTTGACCACGGATTCTCGTGGGAGGGCAAGGATTACTTCACATCAGGCGTGACAGGTGAGCCGCTGGAGGCATACATCTTCAACGGTCCCATCTACTACCAGCGCCTGAAGCACATGGTTCAAGACAAGATGCACTCTCGATCCAGAGGTCCCAAGGCCATCCTGACACGTCAGCCCACTGAAGGTCGTTCCCGAGAAGGTGGTCTGCGTCTGGGTGAAATGGAGCGTGATTGTCTGATCGCCTACGGCGCCTCTCAGCTTCTGCTGGAACGACTCATGATCAGCTCGGACGGCACAGAGATTGATATTTGTCAGCAGTGCGGTCTGTTCGGATACAAGGGTTACTGCCATACATGCAAGAGCACGAGGGAGgtgaccaagatgacgatgccgtACGCGGCCAAGCTGCTTGTGCAGGAGCTCATCAGCATGAATGTAGGAGTGCGGCTTCAGATGGAGGATGAGTTTCCCCATCCGACGTAG